One Deinococcus fonticola genomic region harbors:
- a CDS encoding DNA cytosine methyltransferase produces the protein MRTKNVTVQQPLLITSAPAQAQAQAGAATAIDLFAGAGGFSEGAALAGVEVIWAANHNPLAVQWHGQNHAQAVHSCQDLQQANFYDVPKADIILASPCCQGHSKARGKDRPHHDNQRSTAWAVVSAAEAMQSECLVIENVPEFTDWILYPAWADALKRLGYSISVNVLDAADFGVPQHRTRVFIVGTRSAAPLTLKLEKKEHVAVNTVLEWDSYDWNPVNKPGRAENSLKRIENGRKVYGERFVAPFYGSGSGTTGRSIERPIGTLTTKDRWSLIKGDQMRMVQIPEAKRIMGFRDSYQLPASHTAAMQMLGNAVCPPVPAAILQGVLKA, from the coding sequence ATGCGAACAAAAAACGTCACTGTCCAGCAGCCCCTTTTAATCACCAGCGCCCCCGCCCAGGCCCAGGCCCAGGCAGGCGCGGCCACCGCAATTGACCTCTTTGCAGGTGCAGGCGGATTCAGCGAAGGCGCAGCACTCGCGGGCGTTGAGGTCATTTGGGCAGCTAACCATAACCCGCTAGCGGTTCAGTGGCACGGACAGAACCACGCCCAGGCCGTGCATAGTTGTCAGGACTTACAACAGGCGAATTTCTACGACGTGCCTAAGGCCGACATTATTCTGGCGTCTCCCTGTTGCCAGGGCCACAGCAAAGCACGCGGCAAAGACCGCCCGCACCACGACAACCAGCGATCAACCGCTTGGGCCGTGGTATCCGCCGCCGAAGCCATGCAGAGTGAATGTCTGGTCATTGAGAACGTGCCGGAGTTCACCGACTGGATCCTGTACCCAGCTTGGGCCGACGCCTTGAAGCGGTTGGGGTACAGCATCAGCGTGAACGTGCTGGACGCCGCCGACTTTGGCGTACCCCAGCACCGCACGCGGGTTTTTATTGTCGGAACCCGCAGCGCCGCGCCCCTTACTCTCAAGCTGGAGAAGAAAGAGCATGTGGCCGTCAATACCGTGCTGGAATGGGATAGTTACGACTGGAACCCGGTCAACAAGCCAGGGCGGGCCGAGAACAGCCTCAAGCGCATTGAAAACGGGCGAAAAGTGTACGGAGAGCGGTTTGTGGCCCCGTTCTACGGCTCAGGCTCAGGCACGACAGGGCGCAGCATCGAGCGGCCCATTGGCACGCTGACCACCAAAGACCGTTGGAGCCTCATCAAAGGCGACCAAATGCGAATGGTGCAGATTCCCGAAGCAAAGCGAATCATGGGTTTCCGCGACAGCTACCAGCTTCCGGCCAGCCACACCGCCGCCATGCAGATGTTAGGCAATGCGGTATGCCCGCCCGTTCCCGCCGCCATATTGCAAGGCGTGTTAAAAGCCTGA
- a CDS encoding IS4 family transposase — protein MKTPGSRPPHDTLQTALRSAFPLDARRLAVFTALVLAVIQARTVVLYSLKTHVALPGSLTARYQRLIRFVQFSFPDGLFPRFALSFLPDGPVDLILDRTNWRLGQQDVNILLLSAVWNGFSLPLMWTLLPHGGASDSRTRESLVKRFLTLCPGRPIRCLLADREFIGRHWFRFLEEHGIAPCIRLPARATIGAHRLPVWAVFKNLQVGEVRVWRRQTLIYGVSLRVAATKNAAGETLYLAYRGHVGPNLRRYAQRWQAENLHAALKTRGFNLEDTGLTRAERVSTLLTVVSVAFIWACLTGELLAARIKVKIKSHGHRAVSVFRLGLDHLQDLLLHPSPSSWRTLLTLMPRFEE, from the coding sequence ATGAAAACCCCCGGGAGCCGACCCCCTCACGATACCTTGCAGACCGCCCTGCGGTCTGCCTTTCCTCTTGATGCCCGCCGCCTGGCGGTCTTCACGGCCCTGGTCCTGGCGGTCATCCAGGCACGCACGGTCGTCCTGTACAGCCTCAAAACCCACGTGGCGTTGCCAGGGTCGCTCACGGCCCGCTACCAGCGCCTGATCCGCTTTGTGCAGTTTTCCTTTCCAGACGGTCTGTTTCCCCGCTTTGCGCTGTCGTTCCTCCCGGATGGCCCCGTGGATCTCATCCTGGATCGGACGAACTGGAGACTCGGGCAGCAGGACGTGAACATCCTGCTCCTCTCCGCCGTGTGGAACGGGTTCAGCCTGCCCTTGATGTGGACCCTGCTCCCACACGGTGGGGCCAGTGATTCCCGGACTCGGGAATCACTCGTAAAGCGCTTCCTGACGCTCTGCCCGGGTCGGCCGATCCGGTGCCTCCTCGCAGACCGCGAGTTCATTGGGCGGCACTGGTTCCGTTTCCTCGAAGAACACGGCATTGCGCCGTGTATTCGACTTCCGGCACGCGCCACCATCGGTGCGCATCGTCTGCCCGTCTGGGCGGTGTTCAAGAACCTCCAGGTCGGTGAAGTCAGGGTCTGGCGCCGCCAGACCCTGATCTACGGCGTTTCACTTCGGGTGGCCGCGACGAAGAACGCCGCCGGGGAGACGCTGTACCTCGCGTACCGGGGGCACGTGGGACCGAACTTGCGCCGGTACGCCCAGCGCTGGCAGGCGGAGAACCTGCATGCCGCCCTGAAGACCAGGGGCTTCAACCTGGAGGACACGGGCCTGACCCGCGCGGAGCGGGTGTCCACCCTGTTGACGGTGGTCAGCGTGGCCTTCATCTGGGCCTGCCTCACGGGGGAACTACTGGCCGCGCGTATCAAGGTCAAGATCAAAAGCCACGGACACCGTGCGGTGTCCGTATTCCGACTCGGTCTGGACCATCTCCAGGATCTCCTGCTCCACCCGTCCCCGTCGTCCTGGCGCACCTTGTTGACCCTCATGCCACGTTTTGAAGAGTAG
- a CDS encoding IS4 family transposase yields the protein MTIQNPARLHADTLAAHLKGCLPHRRTDALRRLAEVLLALLQAESSLHRKIALHLPREATLESKTRTVARVFHDAQLTPQDVLDVLLPLLPDGKLTLIMDRTTWHYGQTPLNILVLGAILGGAVIPLVWSILPHQGNSSTAARILLVSRLLQVLPARRWSVLIADREFVGQEWCSFLRWKRIRQCLRIRENTRALDDLARDLFTTLQPGEVRTLFERTWVYGGWMHVVITLSPAGDRVIVASDLPILDVLKTYRLRWGIESAFSSLKGRGLNLEATHMTAPDRISRLFGLLCLALAWMARVGAQTVLQHAARQDNRGRAVVSQVRIGWQVLGQAARWGGEAFWVCLELLRTPFPTTHTSNSRSVRC from the coding sequence GTGACGATCCAGAATCCTGCTCGCCTCCATGCTGACACGCTGGCCGCCCACCTGAAAGGCTGCCTGCCTCACCGACGAACCGATGCCCTGAGGCGGCTCGCGGAAGTGCTCCTGGCGCTCCTCCAGGCCGAATCCAGCCTGCACCGTAAGATCGCGCTCCATCTGCCCAGGGAAGCGACGCTGGAATCAAAGACTCGCACGGTTGCCCGCGTCTTCCACGACGCTCAGCTCACCCCGCAGGACGTCTTGGACGTCCTGCTTCCTCTCCTCCCCGACGGCAAGTTGACGCTGATCATGGACCGCACCACCTGGCACTATGGTCAGACACCGCTGAACATCCTGGTCCTGGGCGCCATCCTCGGGGGCGCGGTCATTCCCCTCGTGTGGTCGATCCTCCCGCATCAAGGGAACAGCAGCACCGCGGCCCGCATCCTTCTGGTCTCCCGGCTGCTCCAGGTTCTTCCAGCCCGGCGCTGGTCGGTGCTCATCGCAGACCGGGAGTTCGTCGGGCAGGAATGGTGCTCATTCCTGCGCTGGAAACGCATCCGGCAGTGTCTGCGCATCCGGGAGAACACCCGCGCCCTGGATGACCTGGCCCGGGACTTGTTCACGACCCTCCAGCCCGGGGAAGTCCGCACGCTCTTCGAGCGGACCTGGGTGTATGGCGGGTGGATGCACGTGGTCATCACCCTGTCCCCCGCAGGGGACAGGGTGATCGTCGCCTCGGATTTGCCTATCCTGGACGTGTTGAAGACCTATCGTCTCCGCTGGGGCATCGAGTCCGCGTTCTCGTCGTTGAAGGGCCGCGGGCTGAACCTGGAAGCCACGCACATGACCGCCCCTGACCGGATTTCCCGGTTATTCGGTCTGCTATGCCTTGCGCTGGCGTGGATGGCCCGGGTGGGCGCGCAGACCGTGTTGCAACACGCCGCAAGGCAGGACAATCGAGGCCGGGCGGTGGTGAGCCAGGTGCGCATCGGGTGGCAGGTGCTGGGTCAGGCCGCACGGTGGGGCGGGGAGGCCTTCTGGGTCTGCCTTGAGCTGCTCAGGACGCCTTTCCCGACCACCCACACGTCAAATTCCCGAAGTGTCAGGTGCTGA